A DNA window from Niabella yanshanensis contains the following coding sequences:
- the gatB gene encoding Asp-tRNA(Asn)/Glu-tRNA(Gln) amidotransferase subunit GatB — MSTVNEQYEIVIGLEVHAQLLTQSKLFCGDSIAFGAEPNTHVSPITLAHPGTLPKMNRQAIGHAIKMGLACNCEIEKKNYFARKNYFYPDLPKGYQISQHTTPICKEGFVPIKTEAGEKNIRLNRIHMEEDAGKSLHDVNEFNTAVDYNRAGTPLIEIVTEPDLRSSDEAFAYVSELRKLVRYLGVCDGNMEEGSMRCDANVSVRKKGDEQLGTKVEVKNLNSIRNVKRAIDFEAQRLIDMLEAGETIKQQTRSFDAGNGTTFAIRDKEDAEDYRYFPDPDLTPFDLKDDFIKEIRASIPALPAERVAIYCSEYKLPEYDALVLTEEKETADYFEAAIQHTKNYKAAANWLLGPVKNWMNEHSKSINDFELKPEQIAALVQCVDDGKLSFSTASTKLFHLLLQNPTVAPAILAEQNNLIQQSDSSELEPVIDAVLEQLADKVAAYKKGKKGLLALFVGEVMKRTKGKADPKKTNEIILEKLK; from the coding sequence ATGAGTACAGTGAACGAACAATACGAAATAGTGATAGGGCTTGAAGTTCATGCCCAGTTGCTGACGCAAAGCAAATTGTTTTGCGGGGATAGCATTGCGTTTGGAGCAGAGCCTAACACACATGTCAGCCCCATTACCCTGGCGCACCCGGGTACTTTGCCCAAAATGAACCGCCAGGCTATCGGCCATGCCATTAAAATGGGACTGGCCTGTAACTGCGAAATAGAAAAGAAAAACTATTTTGCCCGTAAAAATTACTTCTATCCTGATTTGCCTAAGGGTTACCAGATATCCCAGCATACAACCCCCATTTGTAAAGAGGGCTTTGTACCTATTAAAACGGAAGCCGGAGAAAAAAATATCCGGTTGAATCGTATCCATATGGAGGAAGATGCTGGTAAAAGCCTGCACGATGTGAATGAGTTTAACACCGCTGTAGATTATAACCGGGCAGGTACGCCCCTGATAGAAATCGTAACAGAACCTGATCTGCGTAGCAGCGATGAGGCATTTGCCTATGTAAGCGAGCTGAGAAAACTGGTCCGCTACCTGGGCGTTTGTGATGGTAATATGGAAGAGGGCAGCATGCGCTGCGACGCCAATGTATCTGTAAGAAAGAAAGGGGATGAGCAGCTGGGCACTAAAGTAGAGGTAAAGAACCTGAATTCTATCAGGAATGTAAAACGCGCGATTGATTTCGAAGCGCAACGCCTGATCGATATGCTGGAGGCCGGTGAAACTATTAAACAGCAAACAAGAAGCTTTGATGCCGGCAACGGCACTACTTTCGCTATAAGGGATAAAGAGGATGCGGAAGATTATCGCTATTTTCCTGATCCGGACCTGACTCCTTTCGATCTGAAAGATGACTTTATTAAGGAGATCAGGGCATCCATTCCTGCTTTACCAGCCGAGCGCGTGGCAATTTATTGTTCGGAATACAAATTGCCCGAATACGATGCGTTGGTGCTTACCGAGGAAAAGGAAACAGCCGATTATTTTGAGGCAGCTATTCAGCATACAAAAAATTATAAGGCAGCAGCCAACTGGTTATTAGGGCCGGTAAAAAACTGGATGAACGAGCATTCAAAATCTATCAACGATTTTGAGTTAAAGCCTGAGCAGATTGCGGCCCTGGTTCAATGTGTGGACGATGGGAAACTGAGCTTTTCAACTGCATCCACCAAATTGTTCCATTTATTATTGCAAAATCCAACGGTAGCGCCTGCCATACTTGCCGAGCAAAATAACCTGATCCAACAGTCGGATTCTTCTGAACTGGAACCCGTAATAGATGCTGTATTAGAGCAGTTGGCAGATAAGGTCGCTGCGTATAAAAAAGGCAAAAAAGGACTGCTGGCTTTATTTGTAGGCGAAGTGATGAAACGTACAAAAGGTAAAGCCGATCCTAAAAAGACCAACGAAATCATATTAGAAAAATTAAAGTAG
- a CDS encoding TlpA disulfide reductase family protein: MKKILFVASALLALVACKEDNENSFTVSGKITNGSGKIVYLEEVPIGTMRPVIVDSAALNSDGTFKIETETGESAIYNVRLDQGMYPVASVINDQPAVELDVVMNKENNQFSEKYEVKGSPASEKMKTFMFAFNEKLQNVYAQATKIDSLHQLNKPDSVIAPLLQARAEGSSYLRDLTLSEIKKSDNAALTMFILGYYQSSASNPAVGLEPLSNDEVNATVADIVKKNPSHSGLANLQKDLKAQMDNAGKGNLVGKPAPEFTMPDVNGRPVALSSFKGKYVLVDFWASWCKPCRMENPNVVAAYNKFKDKNFTVLGVSLDQSKEPWLKAIKTDKLDWPQLSDLKFWESPVVALYGFEGIPFNVLLDPEGKIIAQGLRGADLEGKLTELLK; this comes from the coding sequence ATGAAAAAAATACTTTTTGTAGCATCGGCCCTTCTGGCATTGGTTGCCTGTAAGGAAGATAATGAAAACAGCTTTACCGTTTCTGGGAAAATTACCAACGGTAGCGGTAAAATAGTTTACCTCGAAGAAGTGCCTATTGGTACCATGAGGCCGGTTATTGTGGATTCTGCCGCGCTCAACAGCGACGGTACATTTAAAATTGAAACGGAAACAGGGGAGTCGGCTATCTATAATGTACGGCTGGACCAGGGTATGTATCCGGTTGCATCGGTTATTAATGATCAGCCGGCTGTGGAACTGGATGTAGTGATGAACAAGGAAAACAACCAGTTTTCGGAAAAATATGAAGTAAAAGGTTCTCCCGCCAGCGAAAAAATGAAGACATTCATGTTCGCTTTTAACGAAAAACTGCAAAACGTGTACGCCCAGGCGACTAAAATCGACAGTCTGCATCAATTGAACAAGCCCGATAGCGTAATTGCTCCATTACTGCAGGCAAGGGCAGAAGGCAGTTCTTACCTAAGAGATCTTACATTAAGTGAAATAAAAAAATCGGATAACGCGGCGTTAACCATGTTTATACTGGGATATTACCAGTCTTCAGCCAGTAACCCTGCCGTAGGACTGGAACCTTTGAGTAACGATGAAGTGAATGCGACTGTTGCTGATATCGTCAAAAAAAATCCATCGCATTCCGGCCTCGCAAACTTGCAAAAAGACCTCAAGGCGCAAATGGATAATGCCGGTAAAGGAAATCTGGTGGGCAAGCCGGCCCCCGAGTTTACCATGCCTGATGTGAATGGCCGTCCCGTGGCATTGAGTTCCTTCAAAGGAAAATATGTATTGGTTGACTTTTGGGCCAGCTGGTGTAAGCCTTGCCGCATGGAGAACCCTAATGTAGTAGCAGCTTACAATAAATTTAAGGATAAGAATTTTACTGTATTGGGTGTTTCGCTGGATCAGTCGAAAGAGCCCTGGTTGAAAGCCATTAAAACCGATAAGCTGGACTGGCCTCAACTGAGTGATCTGAAATTCTGGGAATCTCCTGTGGTAGCTTTATATGGATTTGAAGGTATTCCTTTTAATGTATTGCTTGATCCCGAAGGCAAGATCATAGCACAGGGTTTAAGAGGTGCGGATCTCGAAGGCAAGCTGACTGAATTGCTGAAATAG